A DNA window from Xiphias gladius isolate SHS-SW01 ecotype Sanya breed wild chromosome 3, ASM1685928v1, whole genome shotgun sequence contains the following coding sequences:
- the zc3h7ba gene encoding zinc finger CCCH-type containing 7Ba isoform X3 — translation MDPARQNRKEEINKALEFIQSSLAYPEPDGYQDFLTNLVCNLLDEGNALFKDREWEQAVREFSEGLNVSSYTAGEDMQIPEALLESLYVNRATAYHSMGEYDRGVKDCDRALELCKDNRRALYRKALCLKGLGRYKEAYNCTTDCLLITRLDKEVNELAQDLAIHLGLKNRKPYVSVKEDTLITGGIANGNMISEAIKVSGTNSGNAMNPLTGLAPVSFTSMPQSTIPSIPRSCRQPAVSPVPDRVDPLEDSELMGDDLDSLLDCFPTEQESTDTHIQAAFSAPGKTSICAHKVPSVLPAPTPQLPPAFFTLAISQLNSLDSFSGGEQITTTEALDTLDDLLTSQGLDALDNFSGIGGGTGATNLGPTPAALDTLDGLDSLDDFLDTTPNAAAAIEEVNESKTELFLREKSLDDLIDELDPLETVSDPLSQSGDVSTIDVKAVDQLDSLDVLDPFPLVEGVRAALPSVSITGIDPDLLTDFSSTGIPGSHTAAAPVMRSPKNNKKERKNQVPVAVSNPLSSTHEFLQACSACFPREGQGIYTFVHKPDLVHSCKRDILLCRRKAAYPSEWTRVRPIPPWTSFRGPFVLCKEMLKFGGSGRCKYREKCMFAYNQLEIDVWTEERKGTLDRSLLFETAVVTLDPVNSIIHLLQEHKGMFVFLCQECYDSKPRIISKRCRDNHTICSNLAVRHTFDANKCLAFVVRTHNVNYRKVRPLSVLCQLDLCHQAIRYGCQREDSCHYAHSIIELKTWRVQRDTGISHDEIVKIATKYYDKQKQKSNKQKWNRLSFGSGGSKPGGGGGGKNLNMNMKFVCAQCWRDGLVSEPDKALKYCTAKAKHTWTKDRRVLLVKSLEKNKWVQVRPLPHAKNFPVQYDICTQILEKRKCNYTRKCTFAHSQEEKEMWMYMKNNDLRDMQQIYDMWLTLTTQNHQAEGAMVTQPIPEEKYIVMPTDYAEPMNGFHCHLCGRHSNSERQWQQHISSEKHKDRMFSCEGEDEALTWSYRFPGTYFELCPKLDGGCPDGVSCDYAHSPEELVEWTERRDFLRQKLAKAREDMLIMPDEFNFGKYNFLLQD, via the exons ATGGATCCTGCCAGGCAGAACCGCAAGGAGGAGATAAACAAGGCTCTGGAATTTATCCA GTCTTCCCTGGCTTATCCAGAACCAGATGGCTACCAG GACTTCCTGACCAACTTAGTGTGCAACCTGCTCGATGAGGGCAACGCCTTGTTCAAAGACAGAGAGTGGGAGCAGGCCGTGAGAGAGTTCAGTGAAGGCCTGAACGTCTCTTCCTACACAGCAGGAGAGGACATGCAGATCCCCGAAGCTTTGCTGGAGAGCCTATATGTCAACCGGGCTACTGCATATCACAGTATG GGGGAATATGATCGAGGTGTGAAGGACTGCGACAGAGCTCTTGAATTGTGTAAGGACAACCGCAGAGCCCTGTACAGGAAAGCACTATGTTTGAAGGGGCTTGGGAGGTACAAGGAGGCGTACAACTGCACCACGGACTGCCTGCTTATCACTCGTCTG GATAAAGAGGTGAATGAGCTTGCACAGGATCTGGCCATCCACCTGGGACTAAAAAATCGAAAACCCTATGTCAGTGTAAAG GAAGACACACTTATAACGGGAGGTATCGCAAATGGAAATATGATTTCTGAAGCCATCAAG GTGTCTGGTACTAATTCAGGAAATGCTATGAATCCTCTGACTGGGCTTGCACCAG TCAGCTTTACCAGCATGCCTCAGTCCACCATTCCCTCCATACCTCGAAGCTGCCGCCAACCTGCTGTTTCCCCAGTGCCTGACAGGGTGGACCCTTTGGAGGACTCCGAGCTGATGGGAGATGATTTAGACAGTCTGCTCGACTGCTTCCCCACTGAGCAGGAGTCAACTGAT ACCCACATCCAGGCAGCATTCTCAGCTCCCGGCAAGACATCCATTTGCGCACACAAGGTTCCTTCAGTCCTGCCTGCCCCAACACCCCAGCTACCCCCTGCCTTCTTCACTTTGGCCATCAGCCAACTCAACTCCCTAGATTCATTTTCAGGTGGTGAGCAAATCACTACGACTGAAGCACTGGATACCCTGGACGACCTCTTGACCTCGCAGGGGCTGGATGCCTTAGACAACTTCTCTGGAATTGGAGGTGGCACAGGTGCTACAAATTTAGGACCAACCCCTGCAGCGCTGGATACCCTGGATGGTCTTGATTCCCTGGATGACTTCTTGGATACTACAcctaatgctgctgctgctattgaAGAAGTTAATGAATCTAAAACAGAATTGTTCTTGAGGGAAAAGTCCCTTGATGATTTGATAGATGAACTAGATCCCCTTGAGACTGTCTCGGATCCACTTAGTCAGAGTGGTGATGTCTCTACAATTGATGTGAAAGCTGTGGATCAGCTTGACTCCCTTGATGTCCTGGACCCGTTTCCCTTAGTGGAAGGTGTTAGGGCAGCTTTGCCATCAGTCTCCATTACGGGAATAGATCCGGACTTGCTCACCGATTTCAGCTCAACTG GTATCCCAGGCTCtcacactgctgcagctccagtAATGCGATCTCcaaagaataacaaaaaa gagaggaaaaaccaAGTGCCAGTTGCAGTCTCGAACCCACTATCCTCAACCCATGAATTCCTGCAGGCCTGCTCTGCCTGTTTCCCTCGGGAAG GTCAGGGGATATATACTTTCGTTCACAAGCCAGACCTGGTTCACAGCTGTAAGCGAGACATTCTGTTATGTAGACGAAAGGCAGCTTACCCTTCAGAGTGGACCAGAGTGCGACCAATTCCTCCTTGGACGTCCTTCAGAGGGCCCTTTGTACTTTGCAAGG AGATGCTGAAGTTTGGGGGTTCGGGCCGTTGTAAGTACAGAGAGAAATGTATGTTTGCCTACAACCAGCTGGAGATCGATGTTtggacagaagagaggaaggggaCGCTGGACAGAAGCCTGCTGTTTGAAACAGCAGTTGTCACACTGGACCCTGTGAACAGCATCATACACCTTCTGCAGGAACACAAGGGCATGTTCGTGTTCCTCTGTCAG gAGTGCTATGACAGTAAACCTAGAATCATCAGTAAGCGCTGCAGAGACAATCATACCATCTGCTCTAACTTGGCTGTTCGCCACACCTTTGATGCTAATAA GTGCTTGGCATTTGTGGTGAGGACCCACAATGTGAACTACAGGAAAGTCCGTCCACTGAGCGTCCTGTGCCAGTTGGATTTGTGCCACCAAGCCATCCGGTACGGCTGCCAGAGAGAAGACTCCTGCCATTACGCCCACTCTATCATAGAGCTCAAAACCTGGAGGGTGCAGCGAGACACAG GTATCAGCCATGATGAGATTGTGAAAATAGCCACAAAGTATTATGACAAGCAGAAGcaaaagtcaaacaaacagaaatggaatAGA TTGTCCTTTGGAAGTGGCGGGAGCaaaccaggaggaggaggaggaggaaagaatctgaatatgaatatgaagtTCGTCTGTGCTCAGTGCTGGCGGGATGGCCTGGTCAGTGAACCAGACAAAGCCCTCAAGTACTGCACTGCTAAGGCCAAGCACAC GTGGACTAAAGACAGACGAGTACTGCTGGTCAAGTCcttagagaaaaataaatgggtTCAGGTCCGACCACTGCCACATGCCAAGAACTTCCCTGTGCAGTATGAT ATATGTACCCAGATTTTggagaaaaggaaatgtaacTACACTAGGAAATGCACTTTTGCTCACAgccaagaggagaaggagatgtggatgtacatgaaaaataatgact TGCGGGACATGCAGCAGATATATGACATGTGGCTAACATTAACCACCCAAAACCACCAAGCAGAGGGAGCCATGGTCACCCAGCCCATCCCAGAAGAGAAATATATTGTCATGCCCACGGACTATGCTGAACCAATG AATGGCTTCCACTGCCATCTGTGCGGTAGACACAGTAACAGTGAGCggcagtggcagcagcacaTCTCCTCTGAGAAGCACAAGGACCGAATGTTCAGCTGTGAGGGAGAAGACGAGGCTCTGACGTGGAGTTACCGTTTTCCTGGAACATACTTTGAACTCTGCCCCAA GTTGGATGGCGGCTGTCCTGACGGTGTGAGCTGCGACTACGCCCACAGCCCGGAGGAGCTGGTCGAGTGGACTGAGAGACGGGATTTCCTGCGACAGAAGCTGGCCAAAGCCAGGGAAGACATGCTCATCATGCCTGATGAATTTAACTTTGGGAAGTACAACTTTCTACTTCAGGACTGA
- the zc3h7ba gene encoding zinc finger CCCH-type containing 7Ba isoform X2, whose protein sequence is MIINTGSWTSMDPARQNRKEEINKALEFIQSSLAYPEPDGYQDFLTNLVCNLLDEGNALFKDREWEQAVREFSEGLNVSSYTAGEDMQIPEALLESLYVNRATAYHSMGEYDRGVKDCDRALELCKDNRRALYRKALCLKGLGRYKEAYNCTTDCLLITRLDKEVNELAQDLAIHLGLKNRKPYVSVKEDTLITGGIANGNMISEAIKVSGTNSGNAMNPLTGLAPVSFTSMPQSTIPSIPRSCRQPAVSPVPDRVDPLEDSELMGDDLDSLLDCFPTEQESTDTHIQAAFSAPGKTSICAHKVPSVLPAPTPQLPPAFFTLAISQLNSLDSFSGGEQITTTEALDTLDDLLTSQGLDALDNFSGIGGGTGATNLGPTPAALDTLDGLDSLDDFLDTTPNAAAAIEEVNESKTELFLREKSLDDLIDELDPLETVSDPLSQSGDVSTIDVKAVDQLDSLDVLDPFPLVEGVRAALPSVSITGIDPDLLTDFSSTGIPGSHTAAAPVMRSPKNNKKERKNQVPVAVSNPLSSTHEFLQACSACFPREGQGIYTFVHKPDLVHSCKRDILLCRRKAAYPSEWTRVRPIPPWTSFRGPFVLCKEMLKFGGSGRCKYREKCMFAYNQLEIDVWTEERKGTLDRSLLFETAVVTLDPVNSIIHLLQEHKGMFVFLCQECYDSKPRIISKRCRDNHTICSNLAVRHTFDANKCLAFVVRTHNVNYRKVRPLSVLCQLDLCHQAIRYGCQREDSCHYAHSIIELKTWRVQRDTGISHDEIVKIATKYYDKQKQKSNKQKWNRLSFGSGGSKPGGGGGGKNLNMNMKFVCAQCWRDGLVSEPDKALKYCTAKAKHTWTKDRRVLLVKSLEKNKWVQVRPLPHAKNFPVQYDICTQILEKRKCNYTRKCTFAHSQEEKEMWMYMKNNDLRDMQQIYDMWLTLTTQNHQAEGAMVTQPIPEEKYIVMPTDYAEPMNGFHCHLCGRHSNSERQWQQHISSEKHKDRMFSCEGEDEALTWSYRFPGTYFELCPKLDGGCPDGVSCDYAHSPEELVEWTERRDFLRQKLAKAREDMLIMPDEFNFGKYNFLLQD, encoded by the exons ATGATCATAAACACAGGCTCA TGGACAAGCATGGATCCTGCCAGGCAGAACCGCAAGGAGGAGATAAACAAGGCTCTGGAATTTATCCA GTCTTCCCTGGCTTATCCAGAACCAGATGGCTACCAG GACTTCCTGACCAACTTAGTGTGCAACCTGCTCGATGAGGGCAACGCCTTGTTCAAAGACAGAGAGTGGGAGCAGGCCGTGAGAGAGTTCAGTGAAGGCCTGAACGTCTCTTCCTACACAGCAGGAGAGGACATGCAGATCCCCGAAGCTTTGCTGGAGAGCCTATATGTCAACCGGGCTACTGCATATCACAGTATG GGGGAATATGATCGAGGTGTGAAGGACTGCGACAGAGCTCTTGAATTGTGTAAGGACAACCGCAGAGCCCTGTACAGGAAAGCACTATGTTTGAAGGGGCTTGGGAGGTACAAGGAGGCGTACAACTGCACCACGGACTGCCTGCTTATCACTCGTCTG GATAAAGAGGTGAATGAGCTTGCACAGGATCTGGCCATCCACCTGGGACTAAAAAATCGAAAACCCTATGTCAGTGTAAAG GAAGACACACTTATAACGGGAGGTATCGCAAATGGAAATATGATTTCTGAAGCCATCAAG GTGTCTGGTACTAATTCAGGAAATGCTATGAATCCTCTGACTGGGCTTGCACCAG TCAGCTTTACCAGCATGCCTCAGTCCACCATTCCCTCCATACCTCGAAGCTGCCGCCAACCTGCTGTTTCCCCAGTGCCTGACAGGGTGGACCCTTTGGAGGACTCCGAGCTGATGGGAGATGATTTAGACAGTCTGCTCGACTGCTTCCCCACTGAGCAGGAGTCAACTGAT ACCCACATCCAGGCAGCATTCTCAGCTCCCGGCAAGACATCCATTTGCGCACACAAGGTTCCTTCAGTCCTGCCTGCCCCAACACCCCAGCTACCCCCTGCCTTCTTCACTTTGGCCATCAGCCAACTCAACTCCCTAGATTCATTTTCAGGTGGTGAGCAAATCACTACGACTGAAGCACTGGATACCCTGGACGACCTCTTGACCTCGCAGGGGCTGGATGCCTTAGACAACTTCTCTGGAATTGGAGGTGGCACAGGTGCTACAAATTTAGGACCAACCCCTGCAGCGCTGGATACCCTGGATGGTCTTGATTCCCTGGATGACTTCTTGGATACTACAcctaatgctgctgctgctattgaAGAAGTTAATGAATCTAAAACAGAATTGTTCTTGAGGGAAAAGTCCCTTGATGATTTGATAGATGAACTAGATCCCCTTGAGACTGTCTCGGATCCACTTAGTCAGAGTGGTGATGTCTCTACAATTGATGTGAAAGCTGTGGATCAGCTTGACTCCCTTGATGTCCTGGACCCGTTTCCCTTAGTGGAAGGTGTTAGGGCAGCTTTGCCATCAGTCTCCATTACGGGAATAGATCCGGACTTGCTCACCGATTTCAGCTCAACTG GTATCCCAGGCTCtcacactgctgcagctccagtAATGCGATCTCcaaagaataacaaaaaa gagaggaaaaaccaAGTGCCAGTTGCAGTCTCGAACCCACTATCCTCAACCCATGAATTCCTGCAGGCCTGCTCTGCCTGTTTCCCTCGGGAAG GTCAGGGGATATATACTTTCGTTCACAAGCCAGACCTGGTTCACAGCTGTAAGCGAGACATTCTGTTATGTAGACGAAAGGCAGCTTACCCTTCAGAGTGGACCAGAGTGCGACCAATTCCTCCTTGGACGTCCTTCAGAGGGCCCTTTGTACTTTGCAAGG AGATGCTGAAGTTTGGGGGTTCGGGCCGTTGTAAGTACAGAGAGAAATGTATGTTTGCCTACAACCAGCTGGAGATCGATGTTtggacagaagagaggaaggggaCGCTGGACAGAAGCCTGCTGTTTGAAACAGCAGTTGTCACACTGGACCCTGTGAACAGCATCATACACCTTCTGCAGGAACACAAGGGCATGTTCGTGTTCCTCTGTCAG gAGTGCTATGACAGTAAACCTAGAATCATCAGTAAGCGCTGCAGAGACAATCATACCATCTGCTCTAACTTGGCTGTTCGCCACACCTTTGATGCTAATAA GTGCTTGGCATTTGTGGTGAGGACCCACAATGTGAACTACAGGAAAGTCCGTCCACTGAGCGTCCTGTGCCAGTTGGATTTGTGCCACCAAGCCATCCGGTACGGCTGCCAGAGAGAAGACTCCTGCCATTACGCCCACTCTATCATAGAGCTCAAAACCTGGAGGGTGCAGCGAGACACAG GTATCAGCCATGATGAGATTGTGAAAATAGCCACAAAGTATTATGACAAGCAGAAGcaaaagtcaaacaaacagaaatggaatAGA TTGTCCTTTGGAAGTGGCGGGAGCaaaccaggaggaggaggaggaggaaagaatctgaatatgaatatgaagtTCGTCTGTGCTCAGTGCTGGCGGGATGGCCTGGTCAGTGAACCAGACAAAGCCCTCAAGTACTGCACTGCTAAGGCCAAGCACAC GTGGACTAAAGACAGACGAGTACTGCTGGTCAAGTCcttagagaaaaataaatgggtTCAGGTCCGACCACTGCCACATGCCAAGAACTTCCCTGTGCAGTATGAT ATATGTACCCAGATTTTggagaaaaggaaatgtaacTACACTAGGAAATGCACTTTTGCTCACAgccaagaggagaaggagatgtggatgtacatgaaaaataatgact TGCGGGACATGCAGCAGATATATGACATGTGGCTAACATTAACCACCCAAAACCACCAAGCAGAGGGAGCCATGGTCACCCAGCCCATCCCAGAAGAGAAATATATTGTCATGCCCACGGACTATGCTGAACCAATG AATGGCTTCCACTGCCATCTGTGCGGTAGACACAGTAACAGTGAGCggcagtggcagcagcacaTCTCCTCTGAGAAGCACAAGGACCGAATGTTCAGCTGTGAGGGAGAAGACGAGGCTCTGACGTGGAGTTACCGTTTTCCTGGAACATACTTTGAACTCTGCCCCAA GTTGGATGGCGGCTGTCCTGACGGTGTGAGCTGCGACTACGCCCACAGCCCGGAGGAGCTGGTCGAGTGGACTGAGAGACGGGATTTCCTGCGACAGAAGCTGGCCAAAGCCAGGGAAGACATGCTCATCATGCCTGATGAATTTAACTTTGGGAAGTACAACTTTCTACTTCAGGACTGA
- the zc3h7ba gene encoding zinc finger CCCH-type containing 7Ba isoform X1 — protein sequence MIINTGSVSVLGVFARSDKEWTSMDPARQNRKEEINKALEFIQSSLAYPEPDGYQDFLTNLVCNLLDEGNALFKDREWEQAVREFSEGLNVSSYTAGEDMQIPEALLESLYVNRATAYHSMGEYDRGVKDCDRALELCKDNRRALYRKALCLKGLGRYKEAYNCTTDCLLITRLDKEVNELAQDLAIHLGLKNRKPYVSVKEDTLITGGIANGNMISEAIKVSGTNSGNAMNPLTGLAPVSFTSMPQSTIPSIPRSCRQPAVSPVPDRVDPLEDSELMGDDLDSLLDCFPTEQESTDTHIQAAFSAPGKTSICAHKVPSVLPAPTPQLPPAFFTLAISQLNSLDSFSGGEQITTTEALDTLDDLLTSQGLDALDNFSGIGGGTGATNLGPTPAALDTLDGLDSLDDFLDTTPNAAAAIEEVNESKTELFLREKSLDDLIDELDPLETVSDPLSQSGDVSTIDVKAVDQLDSLDVLDPFPLVEGVRAALPSVSITGIDPDLLTDFSSTGIPGSHTAAAPVMRSPKNNKKERKNQVPVAVSNPLSSTHEFLQACSACFPREGQGIYTFVHKPDLVHSCKRDILLCRRKAAYPSEWTRVRPIPPWTSFRGPFVLCKEMLKFGGSGRCKYREKCMFAYNQLEIDVWTEERKGTLDRSLLFETAVVTLDPVNSIIHLLQEHKGMFVFLCQECYDSKPRIISKRCRDNHTICSNLAVRHTFDANKCLAFVVRTHNVNYRKVRPLSVLCQLDLCHQAIRYGCQREDSCHYAHSIIELKTWRVQRDTGISHDEIVKIATKYYDKQKQKSNKQKWNRLSFGSGGSKPGGGGGGKNLNMNMKFVCAQCWRDGLVSEPDKALKYCTAKAKHTWTKDRRVLLVKSLEKNKWVQVRPLPHAKNFPVQYDICTQILEKRKCNYTRKCTFAHSQEEKEMWMYMKNNDLRDMQQIYDMWLTLTTQNHQAEGAMVTQPIPEEKYIVMPTDYAEPMNGFHCHLCGRHSNSERQWQQHISSEKHKDRMFSCEGEDEALTWSYRFPGTYFELCPKLDGGCPDGVSCDYAHSPEELVEWTERRDFLRQKLAKAREDMLIMPDEFNFGKYNFLLQD from the exons ATGATCATAAACACAGGCTCAGTGAGTGTCTTGGGTGTCTTTGCACGAAGTGACAAAGAG TGGACAAGCATGGATCCTGCCAGGCAGAACCGCAAGGAGGAGATAAACAAGGCTCTGGAATTTATCCA GTCTTCCCTGGCTTATCCAGAACCAGATGGCTACCAG GACTTCCTGACCAACTTAGTGTGCAACCTGCTCGATGAGGGCAACGCCTTGTTCAAAGACAGAGAGTGGGAGCAGGCCGTGAGAGAGTTCAGTGAAGGCCTGAACGTCTCTTCCTACACAGCAGGAGAGGACATGCAGATCCCCGAAGCTTTGCTGGAGAGCCTATATGTCAACCGGGCTACTGCATATCACAGTATG GGGGAATATGATCGAGGTGTGAAGGACTGCGACAGAGCTCTTGAATTGTGTAAGGACAACCGCAGAGCCCTGTACAGGAAAGCACTATGTTTGAAGGGGCTTGGGAGGTACAAGGAGGCGTACAACTGCACCACGGACTGCCTGCTTATCACTCGTCTG GATAAAGAGGTGAATGAGCTTGCACAGGATCTGGCCATCCACCTGGGACTAAAAAATCGAAAACCCTATGTCAGTGTAAAG GAAGACACACTTATAACGGGAGGTATCGCAAATGGAAATATGATTTCTGAAGCCATCAAG GTGTCTGGTACTAATTCAGGAAATGCTATGAATCCTCTGACTGGGCTTGCACCAG TCAGCTTTACCAGCATGCCTCAGTCCACCATTCCCTCCATACCTCGAAGCTGCCGCCAACCTGCTGTTTCCCCAGTGCCTGACAGGGTGGACCCTTTGGAGGACTCCGAGCTGATGGGAGATGATTTAGACAGTCTGCTCGACTGCTTCCCCACTGAGCAGGAGTCAACTGAT ACCCACATCCAGGCAGCATTCTCAGCTCCCGGCAAGACATCCATTTGCGCACACAAGGTTCCTTCAGTCCTGCCTGCCCCAACACCCCAGCTACCCCCTGCCTTCTTCACTTTGGCCATCAGCCAACTCAACTCCCTAGATTCATTTTCAGGTGGTGAGCAAATCACTACGACTGAAGCACTGGATACCCTGGACGACCTCTTGACCTCGCAGGGGCTGGATGCCTTAGACAACTTCTCTGGAATTGGAGGTGGCACAGGTGCTACAAATTTAGGACCAACCCCTGCAGCGCTGGATACCCTGGATGGTCTTGATTCCCTGGATGACTTCTTGGATACTACAcctaatgctgctgctgctattgaAGAAGTTAATGAATCTAAAACAGAATTGTTCTTGAGGGAAAAGTCCCTTGATGATTTGATAGATGAACTAGATCCCCTTGAGACTGTCTCGGATCCACTTAGTCAGAGTGGTGATGTCTCTACAATTGATGTGAAAGCTGTGGATCAGCTTGACTCCCTTGATGTCCTGGACCCGTTTCCCTTAGTGGAAGGTGTTAGGGCAGCTTTGCCATCAGTCTCCATTACGGGAATAGATCCGGACTTGCTCACCGATTTCAGCTCAACTG GTATCCCAGGCTCtcacactgctgcagctccagtAATGCGATCTCcaaagaataacaaaaaa gagaggaaaaaccaAGTGCCAGTTGCAGTCTCGAACCCACTATCCTCAACCCATGAATTCCTGCAGGCCTGCTCTGCCTGTTTCCCTCGGGAAG GTCAGGGGATATATACTTTCGTTCACAAGCCAGACCTGGTTCACAGCTGTAAGCGAGACATTCTGTTATGTAGACGAAAGGCAGCTTACCCTTCAGAGTGGACCAGAGTGCGACCAATTCCTCCTTGGACGTCCTTCAGAGGGCCCTTTGTACTTTGCAAGG AGATGCTGAAGTTTGGGGGTTCGGGCCGTTGTAAGTACAGAGAGAAATGTATGTTTGCCTACAACCAGCTGGAGATCGATGTTtggacagaagagaggaaggggaCGCTGGACAGAAGCCTGCTGTTTGAAACAGCAGTTGTCACACTGGACCCTGTGAACAGCATCATACACCTTCTGCAGGAACACAAGGGCATGTTCGTGTTCCTCTGTCAG gAGTGCTATGACAGTAAACCTAGAATCATCAGTAAGCGCTGCAGAGACAATCATACCATCTGCTCTAACTTGGCTGTTCGCCACACCTTTGATGCTAATAA GTGCTTGGCATTTGTGGTGAGGACCCACAATGTGAACTACAGGAAAGTCCGTCCACTGAGCGTCCTGTGCCAGTTGGATTTGTGCCACCAAGCCATCCGGTACGGCTGCCAGAGAGAAGACTCCTGCCATTACGCCCACTCTATCATAGAGCTCAAAACCTGGAGGGTGCAGCGAGACACAG GTATCAGCCATGATGAGATTGTGAAAATAGCCACAAAGTATTATGACAAGCAGAAGcaaaagtcaaacaaacagaaatggaatAGA TTGTCCTTTGGAAGTGGCGGGAGCaaaccaggaggaggaggaggaggaaagaatctgaatatgaatatgaagtTCGTCTGTGCTCAGTGCTGGCGGGATGGCCTGGTCAGTGAACCAGACAAAGCCCTCAAGTACTGCACTGCTAAGGCCAAGCACAC GTGGACTAAAGACAGACGAGTACTGCTGGTCAAGTCcttagagaaaaataaatgggtTCAGGTCCGACCACTGCCACATGCCAAGAACTTCCCTGTGCAGTATGAT ATATGTACCCAGATTTTggagaaaaggaaatgtaacTACACTAGGAAATGCACTTTTGCTCACAgccaagaggagaaggagatgtggatgtacatgaaaaataatgact TGCGGGACATGCAGCAGATATATGACATGTGGCTAACATTAACCACCCAAAACCACCAAGCAGAGGGAGCCATGGTCACCCAGCCCATCCCAGAAGAGAAATATATTGTCATGCCCACGGACTATGCTGAACCAATG AATGGCTTCCACTGCCATCTGTGCGGTAGACACAGTAACAGTGAGCggcagtggcagcagcacaTCTCCTCTGAGAAGCACAAGGACCGAATGTTCAGCTGTGAGGGAGAAGACGAGGCTCTGACGTGGAGTTACCGTTTTCCTGGAACATACTTTGAACTCTGCCCCAA GTTGGATGGCGGCTGTCCTGACGGTGTGAGCTGCGACTACGCCCACAGCCCGGAGGAGCTGGTCGAGTGGACTGAGAGACGGGATTTCCTGCGACAGAAGCTGGCCAAAGCCAGGGAAGACATGCTCATCATGCCTGATGAATTTAACTTTGGGAAGTACAACTTTCTACTTCAGGACTGA